In a single window of the Cucumis melo cultivar AY chromosome 11, USDA_Cmelo_AY_1.0, whole genome shotgun sequence genome:
- the LOC103502104 gene encoding nitrile-specifier protein 5 translates to MAPTNGKWIKIDQKTIGPGARSSHAIAIVDQKAYSFGGEFSPRLPVDNKLHVFDLHDHIWTVVAVSGDIPPPRVGVTMASIGQIIYVFGGRDTEHKELNELYSFDTSINKWTLLSGGESGPPHRSYHSTTADDHNVYIFGGCGNSGRLNDLWAYDTVDGKWIEYPAAGEELKGRGGPGLAVAQDKIWVVYGFAGMEMDDVHYFDPDQNKWAQVETRGQRPTARSVFCTCAIGKYVYIYGGEVDPSDVGHLGAGKFAGEVYVLDTEVLEWSRVEDGLGVEDHPGPRGWCAFSVGRKGGELGLLVYGGNSPSNDRLGDIYFFAPCE, encoded by the exons ATGGCTCCCACAAATGGAAAATGGATTAAG ATTGATCAAAAAACGATAGGCCCAGGTGCAAGAAGCTCTCACGCCATTGCAATTGTAGACCAAAAGGCCTACTCCTTCGGCGGAGAATTCTCCCCCCGACTCCCCGTCGACAACAAACTCCACGTCTTCGACCTCCATGATCACATCTGGACAGTCGTCGCTGTCTCCGGCGACATCCCTCCACCGCGCGTTGGCGTCACAATGGCCTCCATCGGCCAAATCATTTACGTCTTCGGCGGTAGGGATACAGAGCACAAGGAACTAAATGAGCTCTACTCCTTTGACACATCGATTAACAAATGGACGCTCCTCTCTGGCGGCGAATCTGGACCACCGCATCGAAGCTACCACTCCACAACGGCGGACGACCACAACGTCTACATCTTTGGCGGATGCGGTAACTCCGGTCGCCTCAACGACTTGTGGGCTTACGATACGGTAGATGGAAAATGGATAGAGTATCCAGCAGCAGGGGAAGAGTTGAAGGGCCGAGGTGGACCAGGCCTAGCTGTGGCCCAAGATAAAATATGGGTAGTGTATGGATTTGCGGGTATGGAAATGGATGATGTTCACTATTTTGATCCGGACCAAAATAAATGGGCCCAAGTTGAGACAAGAGGGCAAAGGCCGACGGCTAGGAGCGTGTTTTGCACGTGCGCAATTGGGAAGTACGTGTATATCTACGGTGGGGAAGTGGACCCCAGTGATGTAGGGCACTTGGGGGCCGGAAAGTTCGCCGGAGAGGTTTACGTGTTGGACACGGAGGTGTTAGAGTGGAGTAGGGTGGAAGATGGGCTGGGCGTTGAGGATCATCCTGGGCCGAGGGGTTGGTGTGCGTTTTCTGTGGGCCGGAAGGGAGGGGAATTGGGCCTTCTAGTTTATGGGGGTAATTCGCCGAGCAATGATCGGCTAGGGGATATCTATTTTTTTGCTCCGTGTGAGTGA